TAGAGAGGTTTTGAAATCTAAATATTTCGTGACCTATTCAATATTAACATCGCTTATACATATCATATTTTTTTAGTTTTTTGATTATGGCTTCTTTTCACAAGATTATGTGGGTATTACTCAACGCATTTGGGTATTTATAACATTAATTTGGTTTGGAATTGCAGCTCAAAATAGTATATTGATGATAAAAGAACAACCACACATGGACACAGACCTTTGAACAATTATAGGTTTACTAACGAATCATCTAATAAATCCTACTTTCTCTAAGCCACACACGTTAGTAGCAATATTAGTGTAGAGTAGAATAAAAATCTAGCAATGAACGAAATAGCAAAAAAATATTTACTTAAGTTTAATAGATTTAGTTCAGATGAAATTGACCTAATCATAAAAAACACATCCGTTGAAACCTTTAAAAAAGGAGATATTCTGATTCAAGAGGGGAATATTTGCAGGAAATGTTATTTTGTTCTAAAAGGTTGTCTTCGTCAATTTAAAGTTGTAGATGGAGTTGAAAAAACTACAGAATTTTTTCTTGATGGCGAACCTGTGGTTTTATATTCAAGTTATTTGAATGGTAAGCCATCTGAATACACTATTCAATTTATTGAAAATTCCACACTAATCAGTGGTACGAGAGAACAAGAGCTCGTAATGCATAATTCCAATCCATCCATTGAACATTTAACCCATAGTCTTATGTTTGAGGATTATAAAAAAGCTGAAAATTACATCACACTTCTTAACTGTTTTAATGCCGAGAAAAGATATTTGATGTTAATGAAATCAAGACCTGAAATTTTAAATAGAATTCCACTTATATATATATCAAGTTACATTGGTGTAACTCCAGAATCGCTAAGTAGAATTAGAAAAAGGATTTTGAAAAATAGGGATTAGTATCAATACTATCAGTAAAAAATAATTCAAATATACCGAAGTCTAATAATTTAAAACCATAATAAGACTTCCTCTTTTTACATTTTTAAATCACTACTAGTCTTTTTTCTCAATCTATAATATACAATATAAGCTACAAGACCTATGGTGATTTCAGAGATAGTTACAATCACTAATGATTGGTTAGGAATGCCATCAACGATAATACCGTACACTCGTGATAAACCGTAAGACAAATAAAATAAAATAGCAAGGAAAAGTGCCGAACTACTTAGAGAATGTCTGAATGCACCCCAAAACATTATAATCCCTGCAATTAATAAAGTACCACCAGCAGCTCTTATTTCACTTAACAAACTAACTTCCCCTTCTACGTTTATACCAGCAGATGCTTCAAATACAATAGGAAAAAACATTTGACCGATACCTACTGAAATACCAATAACACCTGCAAAAATTAGAATTGCTTTTAAATAAATTGACTGTTTCATAATAACTAAAATATTGTTTTGTATTAAATTTATAATGACACAAAGATAAATGACGCAAATAACAGTCTACTTGACTTAAGATAAGAAATGAAATTATTACAAAAAAGTAAGAACTTTCGTTACCGATACTTCTTCTCAATATTACTGGATATATATACAAAAACATCTGTCTTACAGTAAGACTTCGCAAAAGAAGATTTAAAATATTTTTATTATTCCCAAGGATTGAAAAATATAGATTTAACACCTTTTCCATCTCTTTGTCTTGACCCAAGAAGAATAAAAATGTTTAAAATGGCTAATTCAAATAGACTTAAAAAGGCAAAAAATATTGGAATGAAACTAATTCAAGAAAATCCATTTGATTTAGGAACTTTGATTTATCTTTCTATGTGTTTAGGTAAGTTAGAAGGCAATACTGAGAA
This is a stretch of genomic DNA from Bernardetia sp. MNP-M8. It encodes these proteins:
- a CDS encoding Crp/Fnr family transcriptional regulator, with the translated sequence MNEIAKKYLLKFNRFSSDEIDLIIKNTSVETFKKGDILIQEGNICRKCYFVLKGCLRQFKVVDGVEKTTEFFLDGEPVVLYSSYLNGKPSEYTIQFIENSTLISGTREQELVMHNSNPSIEHLTHSLMFEDYKKAENYITLLNCFNAEKRYLMLMKSRPEILNRIPLIYISSYIGVTPESLSRIRKRILKNRD
- a CDS encoding DUF4345 domain-containing protein, which translates into the protein MKQSIYLKAILIFAGVIGISVGIGQMFFPIVFEASAGINVEGEVSLLSEIRAAGGTLLIAGIIMFWGAFRHSLSSSALFLAILFYLSYGLSRVYGIIVDGIPNQSLVIVTISEITIGLVAYIVYYRLRKKTSSDLKM